From Lolium perenne isolate Kyuss_39 chromosome 5, Kyuss_2.0, whole genome shotgun sequence, a single genomic window includes:
- the LOC127299251 gene encoding mitogen-activated protein kinase kinase 3 isoform X2, translating into MSFSIDDVYSLPTYPPAPTPAISQIGYPDGGRRHVEQKTPGATQEKSKHHSVFSRPRLPPPNHPLPVGFAWCTRCAVMAALEELKQRLQPIFFDADGNVVPPPDSADAASEDTCDCDDPEVLDGATINLLSKSSDEYNINELGFHKRTTRQDKAYRCSFHDMHIFDPVGNGASSVVHRAIYVPVHRVLALKKINIFEKEKRQQILNEITTLTEASCYPGLVEFQGVFYAPDSGEIYFALEYMDGGSLADIIRVKKFIPEPVLSHMLQKVLLALRYLHEVRRLVHRDIKPANLLLNLKGDTKITDFGVTAGLHDSITKCATFLGSVTYMSPERIRNENYSYAADIWSLGLTTLECATGRYPYDVSGGEADLMLQILEDPSPTPPRDIYSEEFCSFIDACLQKDADARPTCDQKYEGPGVDLAEYNKSVHDPSERLSQIAHMLAVHYYLIFDGGDDQWRHMKSFYERYSVFSFSGETHVGKNEIFDTLSRIRTMLKGNSPCEKIAHVVEKVYCRAHGEEGMSVQVSGSFIVGNEFLVCADGFRAEGMLSMEELSPDILSNQAGHFQEDFFLEPGTAMGCYIIAKQELQIAET; encoded by the exons ATGAGCTTTTCCATTGATGACGTGTACTCCTTACCGACCTACCCACCTGCGCCGACGCCGGCCATCTCTCAAATTGGGTATCCTGACGGCGGCAGGCGGCATGTGGAACAGAAAACTCCCGGAGCAACACAAGAGAAATCAAAGCATCACTCTGTTTTCTCACGCCCGCGTCTCCCTCCCCCAAACCATCCCCTCCCTGTTGGCTTTGCTTGGTGCACGCGTTGCGCCGTAATGGCTGCTCTGGAGGAGCTGAAGCAGAGGCTGCAGCCCATCTTCTTCGACGCCGACGGCAATGTTGTGCCGCCCCCTGACTCCGCTGACGCGGCGTCCGAAGACACCTGCGACTGTGACGACCCTGAG GTTTTGGATGGTGCAACTATCAATTTACTGAGTAAATCTTCTGATGAATATAACATCAATGAGCTTGGCTTCCATAAACGAACAACTAGACAAGACAAGGCATACCGATGCTCTTTTCATGATATGCATATTTTTGATCCGGTCGGTAATGGTGCAAGCAGTGTCGTCCATAGAGCTATTTATGTACCAGTTCATCGAGTTTTGGCACTGAAGAAGATAAACATTTTTGAGAAG GAAAAGAGACAACAGATTCTTAATGAGATTACAACGTTAACAGAAGCATCTTGTTATCCAGGTTTAGTTGAATTCCAAGGAGTTTTTTATGCCCCTGATTCTGGAGAAATATACTTCGCTCTTGAGTATATGGATGGTGGTTCATTAGCAGATATTATCAGGGTTAAGAAATTTATACCGGAACCAGTTCTTTCGCATATGCTACAGAAAGTGTTGCTA GCTCTGCGCTACTTGCATGAAGTGAGGCGCTTAGTACACAGAGATATAAAGCCAGCAAATTTGCTGCTAAATCTGAAGGGTGACACCAAAATCACAGACTTTGGTGTAACTGCTGGACTGCATGATTCAATTACCAAG TGTGCTACCTTCCTGGGCAGTGTCACATATATGTCCCCTGAGAGAATTCGGAACGAAAACTACTCATATGCTGCTGATATCTGGAGCCTTGGCTTAACAACGTTGGAGTGTGCAACCGGAAGATACCCCTATGATGTAAGTGGGGGCGAGGCTGATCTCATGCTTCAG ATATTGGAAGATCCATCGCCAACACCACCACGAGATATTTATTCAGAAGAGTTTTGCTCGTTCATTGATGCTTGCTTGCAGAAAGATGCTGACGCAAGGCCAACATGTGATCAG AAATATGAGGGACCAGGCGTGGACTTGGCAGAGTACAATAAAAGTGTTCATGATCCATCAGAAAGATTATCACAGATAGCACAT atgcttgctgtacatTACTACCTGATCTTTGATGGAGGCGATGATCAATGGCGTCACATGAAGTCATTCTATGAACGATATTCTGTTTTCAG TTTCTCAGGGGAAACACATGTCGGTAAGAACGAAATATTTGATACGTTGTCAAGAATAAGGACAATGCTGAAAGGTAACAGCCCTTGCGAGAAGATTGCTCATGTAGTGGAGAAGGTTTACTGTCGTGCACATGGGGAAGAAGGGATGAGTGTTCAAGTTTCTGGATCATTTATTGTGGGGAACGAGTTCCTCGTGTGTGCAGATGGGTTCCGTGCTGAAGGTATGCTAAGCATGGAGGAACTCTCTCCTGACATTCTCAGCAACCAGGCTGGCCATTTCCAAGAAGATTTTTTCCTTGAGCCAGGGACTGCCATGGGATGCTACATCATAGCAAAGCAAGAATTGCAAATCGCTGAAACATGA
- the LOC127299251 gene encoding mitogen-activated protein kinase kinase 3 isoform X3, giving the protein MSFSIDDVYSLPTYPPAPTPAISQIGYPDGGRRHVEQKTPGATQEKSKHHSVFSRPRLPPPNHPLPVGFAWCTRCAVMAALEELKQRLQPIFFDADGNVVPPPDSADAASEDTCDCDDPEVLDGATINLLSKSSDEYNINELGFHKRTTRQDKAYRCSFHDMHIFDPVGNGASSVVHRAIYVPVHRVLALKKINIFEKEKRQQILNEITTLTEASCYPGLVEFQGVFYAPDSGEIYFALEYMDGGSLADIIRVKKFIPEPVLSHMLQKVLLALRYLHEVRRLVHRDIKPANLLLNLKGDTKITDFGVTAGLHDSITKCATFLGSVTYMSPERIRNENYSYAADIWSLGLTTLECATGRYPYDILEDPSPTPPRDIYSEEFCSFIDACLQKDADARPTCDQLLSHSFIKKYEGPGVDLAEYNKSVHDPSERLSQIAHMLAVHYYLIFDGGDDQWRHMKSFYERYSVFSFSGETHVGKNEIFDTLSRIRTMLKGNSPCEKIAHVVEKVYCRAHGEEGMSVQVSGSFIVGNEFLVCADGFRAEGMLSMEELSPDILSNQAGHFQEDFFLEPGTAMGCYIIAKQELQIAET; this is encoded by the exons ATGAGCTTTTCCATTGATGACGTGTACTCCTTACCGACCTACCCACCTGCGCCGACGCCGGCCATCTCTCAAATTGGGTATCCTGACGGCGGCAGGCGGCATGTGGAACAGAAAACTCCCGGAGCAACACAAGAGAAATCAAAGCATCACTCTGTTTTCTCACGCCCGCGTCTCCCTCCCCCAAACCATCCCCTCCCTGTTGGCTTTGCTTGGTGCACGCGTTGCGCCGTAATGGCTGCTCTGGAGGAGCTGAAGCAGAGGCTGCAGCCCATCTTCTTCGACGCCGACGGCAATGTTGTGCCGCCCCCTGACTCCGCTGACGCGGCGTCCGAAGACACCTGCGACTGTGACGACCCTGAG GTTTTGGATGGTGCAACTATCAATTTACTGAGTAAATCTTCTGATGAATATAACATCAATGAGCTTGGCTTCCATAAACGAACAACTAGACAAGACAAGGCATACCGATGCTCTTTTCATGATATGCATATTTTTGATCCGGTCGGTAATGGTGCAAGCAGTGTCGTCCATAGAGCTATTTATGTACCAGTTCATCGAGTTTTGGCACTGAAGAAGATAAACATTTTTGAGAAG GAAAAGAGACAACAGATTCTTAATGAGATTACAACGTTAACAGAAGCATCTTGTTATCCAGGTTTAGTTGAATTCCAAGGAGTTTTTTATGCCCCTGATTCTGGAGAAATATACTTCGCTCTTGAGTATATGGATGGTGGTTCATTAGCAGATATTATCAGGGTTAAGAAATTTATACCGGAACCAGTTCTTTCGCATATGCTACAGAAAGTGTTGCTA GCTCTGCGCTACTTGCATGAAGTGAGGCGCTTAGTACACAGAGATATAAAGCCAGCAAATTTGCTGCTAAATCTGAAGGGTGACACCAAAATCACAGACTTTGGTGTAACTGCTGGACTGCATGATTCAATTACCAAG TGTGCTACCTTCCTGGGCAGTGTCACATATATGTCCCCTGAGAGAATTCGGAACGAAAACTACTCATATGCTGCTGATATCTGGAGCCTTGGCTTAACAACGTTGGAGTGTGCAACCGGAAGATACCCCTATGAT ATATTGGAAGATCCATCGCCAACACCACCACGAGATATTTATTCAGAAGAGTTTTGCTCGTTCATTGATGCTTGCTTGCAGAAAGATGCTGACGCAAGGCCAACATGTGATCAG CTTTTGTCTCATTCCTTCATCAAGAAATATGAGGGACCAGGCGTGGACTTGGCAGAGTACAATAAAAGTGTTCATGATCCATCAGAAAGATTATCACAGATAGCACAT atgcttgctgtacatTACTACCTGATCTTTGATGGAGGCGATGATCAATGGCGTCACATGAAGTCATTCTATGAACGATATTCTGTTTTCAG TTTCTCAGGGGAAACACATGTCGGTAAGAACGAAATATTTGATACGTTGTCAAGAATAAGGACAATGCTGAAAGGTAACAGCCCTTGCGAGAAGATTGCTCATGTAGTGGAGAAGGTTTACTGTCGTGCACATGGGGAAGAAGGGATGAGTGTTCAAGTTTCTGGATCATTTATTGTGGGGAACGAGTTCCTCGTGTGTGCAGATGGGTTCCGTGCTGAAGGTATGCTAAGCATGGAGGAACTCTCTCCTGACATTCTCAGCAACCAGGCTGGCCATTTCCAAGAAGATTTTTTCCTTGAGCCAGGGACTGCCATGGGATGCTACATCATAGCAAAGCAAGAATTGCAAATCGCTGAAACATGA
- the LOC127299251 gene encoding mitogen-activated protein kinase kinase 3 isoform X1, which yields MSFSIDDVYSLPTYPPAPTPAISQIGYPDGGRRHVEQKTPGATQEKSKHHSVFSRPRLPPPNHPLPVGFAWCTRCAVMAALEELKQRLQPIFFDADGNVVPPPDSADAASEDTCDCDDPEVLDGATINLLSKSSDEYNINELGFHKRTTRQDKAYRCSFHDMHIFDPVGNGASSVVHRAIYVPVHRVLALKKINIFEKEKRQQILNEITTLTEASCYPGLVEFQGVFYAPDSGEIYFALEYMDGGSLADIIRVKKFIPEPVLSHMLQKVLLALRYLHEVRRLVHRDIKPANLLLNLKGDTKITDFGVTAGLHDSITKCATFLGSVTYMSPERIRNENYSYAADIWSLGLTTLECATGRYPYDVSGGEADLMLQILEDPSPTPPRDIYSEEFCSFIDACLQKDADARPTCDQLLSHSFIKKYEGPGVDLAEYNKSVHDPSERLSQIAHMLAVHYYLIFDGGDDQWRHMKSFYERYSVFSFSGETHVGKNEIFDTLSRIRTMLKGNSPCEKIAHVVEKVYCRAHGEEGMSVQVSGSFIVGNEFLVCADGFRAEGMLSMEELSPDILSNQAGHFQEDFFLEPGTAMGCYIIAKQELQIAET from the exons ATGAGCTTTTCCATTGATGACGTGTACTCCTTACCGACCTACCCACCTGCGCCGACGCCGGCCATCTCTCAAATTGGGTATCCTGACGGCGGCAGGCGGCATGTGGAACAGAAAACTCCCGGAGCAACACAAGAGAAATCAAAGCATCACTCTGTTTTCTCACGCCCGCGTCTCCCTCCCCCAAACCATCCCCTCCCTGTTGGCTTTGCTTGGTGCACGCGTTGCGCCGTAATGGCTGCTCTGGAGGAGCTGAAGCAGAGGCTGCAGCCCATCTTCTTCGACGCCGACGGCAATGTTGTGCCGCCCCCTGACTCCGCTGACGCGGCGTCCGAAGACACCTGCGACTGTGACGACCCTGAG GTTTTGGATGGTGCAACTATCAATTTACTGAGTAAATCTTCTGATGAATATAACATCAATGAGCTTGGCTTCCATAAACGAACAACTAGACAAGACAAGGCATACCGATGCTCTTTTCATGATATGCATATTTTTGATCCGGTCGGTAATGGTGCAAGCAGTGTCGTCCATAGAGCTATTTATGTACCAGTTCATCGAGTTTTGGCACTGAAGAAGATAAACATTTTTGAGAAG GAAAAGAGACAACAGATTCTTAATGAGATTACAACGTTAACAGAAGCATCTTGTTATCCAGGTTTAGTTGAATTCCAAGGAGTTTTTTATGCCCCTGATTCTGGAGAAATATACTTCGCTCTTGAGTATATGGATGGTGGTTCATTAGCAGATATTATCAGGGTTAAGAAATTTATACCGGAACCAGTTCTTTCGCATATGCTACAGAAAGTGTTGCTA GCTCTGCGCTACTTGCATGAAGTGAGGCGCTTAGTACACAGAGATATAAAGCCAGCAAATTTGCTGCTAAATCTGAAGGGTGACACCAAAATCACAGACTTTGGTGTAACTGCTGGACTGCATGATTCAATTACCAAG TGTGCTACCTTCCTGGGCAGTGTCACATATATGTCCCCTGAGAGAATTCGGAACGAAAACTACTCATATGCTGCTGATATCTGGAGCCTTGGCTTAACAACGTTGGAGTGTGCAACCGGAAGATACCCCTATGATGTAAGTGGGGGCGAGGCTGATCTCATGCTTCAG ATATTGGAAGATCCATCGCCAACACCACCACGAGATATTTATTCAGAAGAGTTTTGCTCGTTCATTGATGCTTGCTTGCAGAAAGATGCTGACGCAAGGCCAACATGTGATCAG CTTTTGTCTCATTCCTTCATCAAGAAATATGAGGGACCAGGCGTGGACTTGGCAGAGTACAATAAAAGTGTTCATGATCCATCAGAAAGATTATCACAGATAGCACAT atgcttgctgtacatTACTACCTGATCTTTGATGGAGGCGATGATCAATGGCGTCACATGAAGTCATTCTATGAACGATATTCTGTTTTCAG TTTCTCAGGGGAAACACATGTCGGTAAGAACGAAATATTTGATACGTTGTCAAGAATAAGGACAATGCTGAAAGGTAACAGCCCTTGCGAGAAGATTGCTCATGTAGTGGAGAAGGTTTACTGTCGTGCACATGGGGAAGAAGGGATGAGTGTTCAAGTTTCTGGATCATTTATTGTGGGGAACGAGTTCCTCGTGTGTGCAGATGGGTTCCGTGCTGAAGGTATGCTAAGCATGGAGGAACTCTCTCCTGACATTCTCAGCAACCAGGCTGGCCATTTCCAAGAAGATTTTTTCCTTGAGCCAGGGACTGCCATGGGATGCTACATCATAGCAAAGCAAGAATTGCAAATCGCTGAAACATGA